A DNA window from Pseudomonas wuhanensis contains the following coding sequences:
- the nrdR gene encoding transcriptional regulator NrdR, whose translation MHCPFCGANDTKVIDSRLVAEGEQVRRRRECLACGERFTTFETAELVLPRLIKTDGSRQPFDEEKLRAGMQRALEKRPVSVERLESSLVHIKHKLRATGEREVKSLVVGELVMAELKKLDEVAYIRFASVYRRFQDLNEFREEIDRLAREPVKE comes from the coding sequence ATGCACTGTCCCTTCTGCGGTGCCAACGACACCAAGGTCATCGACTCGCGTCTGGTCGCCGAGGGCGAACAGGTGCGCCGCCGGCGTGAATGCCTGGCCTGCGGCGAACGTTTCACGACGTTCGAAACCGCTGAACTGGTGTTGCCGCGCCTGATCAAAACCGACGGCAGTCGCCAGCCGTTCGACGAAGAAAAACTCCGTGCCGGCATGCAGCGGGCGCTGGAGAAGCGCCCGGTGAGTGTCGAGCGCCTGGAATCGTCGCTGGTGCACATCAAACACAAGCTGCGCGCCACCGGCGAACGCGAGGTCAAATCCCTCGTGGTTGGCGAACTGGTGATGGCCGAGCTGAAGAAGCTTGATGAAGTCGCCTATATCCGCTTCGCTTCGGTGTACCGACGCTTCCAGGACCTCAACGAGTTCCGCGAAGAGATCGATCGCCTCGCCCGTGAGCCGGTGAAAGAATGA
- a CDS encoding DUF2796 domain-containing protein, which translates to MRRLLLALPFALLPLAVAQAAVEHDHDHDEHGSLSAHEHGVGRLNAALDGQTLELELESPAMNLVGFEHAATTDADKTKVAAVRAQLEKPLALFNLPKAAGCVVATQELESPLFGDKPDADDHDEDDHEAAKDGHEHHHDHSEIHAHYQFSCSAPGALKTLDLANIFNTFPATQKIQVQLISPSGQQGVEVTAKTAALKF; encoded by the coding sequence ATGCGCCGTTTGCTGCTCGCTTTGCCGTTTGCCTTGTTGCCGCTGGCTGTCGCCCAAGCGGCTGTCGAGCATGATCACGATCATGATGAACACGGCAGCCTCAGCGCCCACGAACATGGCGTCGGTCGCCTGAACGCGGCGCTGGATGGCCAGACTCTGGAGCTGGAGCTGGAGAGCCCGGCGATGAACCTGGTGGGCTTCGAACACGCCGCCACCACCGACGCCGACAAGACCAAAGTCGCCGCCGTCCGCGCGCAGCTGGAAAAACCGCTGGCGCTGTTCAACCTGCCGAAAGCCGCCGGTTGCGTGGTCGCGACTCAGGAACTGGAAAGCCCGTTGTTCGGTGACAAACCGGATGCCGACGACCACGATGAAGATGATCACGAGGCGGCCAAGGACGGTCACGAACATCACCATGACCACAGCGAAATCCACGCCCATTACCAATTCAGCTGCTCGGCCCCAGGCGCGCTGAAGACCCTCGATCTGGCGAATATCTTCAACACATTCCCGGCCACCCAGAAAATTCAGGTACAACTGATCAGCCCGAGCGGACAGCAAGGGGTTGAAGTGACGGCCAAAACCGCCGCCCTGAAATTCTGA
- a CDS encoding class I SAM-dependent methyltransferase, with protein MIAPLDLQQALAELLGDAQLVACELPGTELKLWLIDGDNMDRAFSPEETRRILHEPPYWSFCWASGLAVARYLAEHPHWVEGKRVLDFGAGSGVAGIAAVKAGALEVVACDLDPLAITACRANAELNGVQLSYSTDFFAEADRFDLILVADVLYDRANLPLLDEFLSRGREALVADSRVRDFRHPLYRRIEMLEAMTLPDLAEPEEFRHVSLYHATRT; from the coding sequence ATGATTGCACCGCTCGACCTGCAACAAGCGTTAGCTGAACTGCTCGGCGATGCACAGCTTGTAGCCTGTGAGTTACCCGGCACCGAGCTGAAACTCTGGCTGATCGACGGCGACAACATGGACCGTGCCTTCAGCCCGGAAGAAACCCGGCGGATTCTCCACGAGCCGCCGTATTGGAGTTTCTGCTGGGCCAGTGGGCTGGCCGTGGCTCGCTATCTTGCCGAACACCCGCATTGGGTCGAAGGTAAACGGGTGCTGGATTTCGGCGCCGGTTCAGGGGTCGCCGGGATTGCGGCGGTGAAAGCCGGGGCTCTGGAAGTGGTGGCCTGTGACCTGGACCCGCTGGCGATTACCGCGTGTCGGGCGAATGCCGAACTCAATGGCGTGCAACTTAGCTACTCGACAGACTTTTTCGCCGAGGCCGATCGGTTTGATCTGATTCTGGTGGCCGATGTGTTGTACGACCGGGCAAATCTGCCCTTGCTCGACGAGTTTCTCAGCCGTGGCCGGGAAGCGTTGGTGGCGGATTCGCGCGTGAGGGATTTTCGCCATCCGTTGTATCGGCGCATCGAAATGCTGGAGGCAATGACCTTGCCGGATCTGGCCGAGCCTGAAGAGTTTCGGCATGTGAGTCTTTACCACGCCACCCGGACATGA
- the trxA gene encoding thioredoxin, whose amino-acid sequence MSQQTPYIFDATTADFDQSVIENSFHKPVLVDFWAEWCAPCKALMPMLQTIAESYQGELLLAKVNCDIEQDIVARFGIRSLPTVVLFKDGQPVDGFAGAQPESAVRTMLEPHVQMPPPAAADPFEQAQALFDDGRYADAEATLKVLLAEDNTNAKALILYARCLTERGELGEAQIVLDAVKTDEHKAALAGAKAQIQFLGQARDLPDAADLKARLAKNPQDDEAVYQLAIQQLARQQYDAALDALLKLFIRNRSYSEGLPHKTLLQVFELLGNDHPLVTTYRRKLFAALY is encoded by the coding sequence ATGAGTCAGCAAACGCCGTACATTTTCGACGCCACGACTGCCGATTTCGACCAGTCGGTGATCGAGAACTCTTTTCACAAACCGGTGCTGGTGGATTTCTGGGCCGAATGGTGTGCGCCGTGCAAGGCCTTGATGCCGATGCTGCAAACCATCGCCGAGAGCTATCAGGGCGAGTTGCTGCTGGCCAAGGTCAATTGCGACATCGAGCAGGACATTGTTGCGCGCTTCGGCATTCGCAGCCTGCCAACGGTGGTGCTGTTCAAGGACGGTCAACCGGTGGACGGCTTTGCCGGTGCGCAACCGGAATCGGCTGTGCGCACGATGCTCGAACCCCACGTGCAAATGCCGCCGCCCGCTGCTGCCGACCCGTTCGAACAGGCTCAGGCGCTGTTTGATGATGGCCGCTACGCCGACGCCGAAGCCACGCTCAAAGTGCTGCTGGCAGAAGACAACACCAACGCCAAGGCGCTGATTCTCTACGCCCGCTGCCTCACCGAGCGCGGCGAGCTGGGTGAAGCGCAAATCGTGCTCGACGCGGTCAAGACCGATGAGCACAAGGCCGCACTGGCCGGCGCCAAGGCGCAGATCCAGTTCCTCGGTCAGGCCAGGGATTTGCCGGATGCGGCAGACCTGAAAGCCCGTCTGGCGAAAAATCCGCAGGACGATGAGGCGGTCTATCAACTGGCGATCCAGCAACTGGCCCGTCAGCAATACGACGCGGCGCTGGATGCCTTGCTGAAGCTGTTCATCCGCAATCGCAGCTACAGCGAAGGCTTGCCGCACAAGACCTTGCTGCAAGTGTTCGAACTGCTGGGCAACGATCACCCGCTGGTAACCACGTACCGTCGCAAGTTGTTTGCTGCGCTTTATTAA
- a CDS encoding ABC transporter ATP-binding protein: MTQALIELSDLGFSWPGHPPLLDIPAFRLMPGETLFLKGPSGSGKTTLLGLLGGVQKPDHGSIRLLGQELTELSAGARDHFRVDHTGYIFQQFNLLPFLSVRENVELPCHFSKLRAERAIQRHGSVDQAAATLLAHLGLMDENILSRRADSLSIGQQQRVAAARALIGQPELVIADEPTSALDYDARENFIRLLFAECREAGSSLLFVSHDQSLAPLFDRHLSLADLNRAATPSEV, translated from the coding sequence ATGACCCAAGCACTCATCGAACTGTCCGACCTGGGCTTCAGTTGGCCCGGTCATCCGCCGCTGCTGGACATCCCCGCGTTTCGCCTCATGCCAGGTGAAACCCTGTTCCTCAAAGGCCCCAGCGGCAGCGGCAAGACCACCCTGCTCGGCCTGCTCGGTGGCGTGCAAAAGCCTGATCACGGCAGCATTCGCCTGCTCGGCCAGGAGCTGACCGAACTCTCCGCCGGGGCTCGCGACCACTTTCGCGTCGATCACACCGGCTACATCTTTCAGCAGTTCAACTTGCTGCCTTTTCTCTCGGTGCGCGAGAACGTTGAGCTGCCCTGCCACTTCTCCAAGCTGCGTGCCGAACGGGCGATCCAGCGCCACGGCAGCGTCGATCAAGCCGCGGCCACCCTCCTCGCCCACTTGGGCCTGATGGATGAAAACATCCTCAGCCGTCGCGCCGATTCGCTGTCCATCGGCCAGCAGCAACGGGTCGCCGCCGCGCGTGCGTTGATTGGTCAGCCGGAACTGGTGATCGCCGACGAACCGACCTCGGCGCTGGACTACGACGCCCGCGAAAACTTCATTCGCCTGCTGTTCGCCGAATGCCGCGAAGCCGGATCGAGCCTGTTGTTTGTCAGCCATGACCAGAGCCTCGCGCCGCTGTTCGATCGCCACCTGTCGCTGGCCGATCTCAATCGCGCCGCCACCCCGTCCGAGGTTTGA
- a CDS encoding YbaY family lipoprotein, which translates to MSLRPLILLSLFSLLVACGSDAPKPQPPTPGPAPQQAQKKAKASAELGPLPAYQRELSGTLQGVPAGAEVELALLVIDEKDRPQLLLASSNLIGTNQVLPFRLRFNPESFPAGARVELRGRASQSGQLILHLPAQMITQPTTQALGPLQFVKAP; encoded by the coding sequence ATGTCTTTACGACCACTCATTTTGCTCAGTCTTTTCAGCCTGTTGGTGGCCTGTGGCAGCGATGCGCCCAAGCCCCAGCCGCCAACGCCCGGCCCTGCACCGCAACAGGCGCAGAAGAAAGCCAAGGCATCGGCCGAGCTCGGTCCGCTGCCGGCTTATCAACGTGAATTGAGCGGCACCCTGCAGGGCGTGCCGGCCGGCGCCGAAGTCGAACTGGCGTTGCTGGTGATCGACGAAAAGGATCGTCCGCAACTATTGCTAGCCAGTTCCAACCTGATCGGCACCAATCAAGTGTTGCCGTTTCGTCTGCGCTTCAACCCTGAATCCTTTCCGGCCGGTGCCCGCGTCGAGCTTCGCGGCCGCGCCAGCCAGTCCGGGCAGTTGATTCTGCATCTGCCGGCGCAAATGATCACACAACCAACTACCCAGGCATTGGGTCCGCTGCAATTCGTCAAAGCGCCATGA